The Temnothorax longispinosus isolate EJ_2023e chromosome 7, Tlon_JGU_v1, whole genome shotgun sequence genome contains a region encoding:
- the LOC139816205 gene encoding uncharacterized protein isoform X1 has product MLLLPNCLQLCKKLRHDAEDCPDYTDACIMLEEFCIFAAELARLCERGTATVPMNTSCSLHGDGKGINHKTGSKRMAYEVFLGGSCNPTTWRSDIAIPTLQNLGITYYNPQVSQWGPELIAQEYEAKQTARVLLFVIDNQTRNSAGIIEAAQLAATRSESLVLVIYPYRQGQTILGETVSTQEYYDLMNGLLVLQYLMERQRIPIFKSVSVALHCTSKMLREKINVQDCMSTEGGIRPIRISLTQNGMDAVKLREIFKSIDVDDSGTVKLGEAWIMLQSNTMCNNVSLSDLLNTVNKSEIYRTLIDGFPAKGDPTELRINFEQFCVLASESLWTRTKSNGISCESEIPSVWNILCRKTSNFLRRVIVHPFNHFLDWTNSFVQEFEKRDIYIGVVSKDLFWLESSAVPLIESMRLSLHRPSLNEYNVRVLPQELQKIKNSRLILLIVPQHSRGIAIMALAAHLIGLRVKLVLCVQTLPEGSIVSDDQLTEQARKDYNRGRMYLSDYATREGVPVFQNIADALQHAIQLVQSPC; this is encoded by the exons ATGCTGTTACTTCCAAACTGCTTGCAGCTGTGCAAAAAGCTGCGGCATGATGCTGAAGATTGTCCTGATTATACCGATGCCTGTATAATGTTAGAAGAATTCTGCATATTTGCTGCAGAACTGGCACGTCTGTGCGAGCGAGG AACAGCAACTGTTCCTATGAACACCTCTTGCTCATTACACGGTGATGGAAAAGGCATTAATCACAAAACTGGCTCAA AGAGGATGGCATATGAGGTATTTTTGGGCGGGTCTTGTAATCCAACTACCTGGAGATCAGACATAGCGATACCGACTCTTCAGAACCTTGGCATTACTTATTATAATCCT CAAGTGTCACAATGGGGTCCGGAATTAATAGCTCAAGAGTACGAGGCAAAGCAGACGGCGCGAGTCTTGTTGTTTGTCATTGACAACCAAACACGCAATAGCGCGGGCATCATCGAAGCAGCTCAACTGGCAGCTACACGTAGCGAGTCCTTGGTTCTTGTCATTTATCCGTATCGTCAGGGACAGACTATACTCGGAGAGACTGTTTCCACGCA ggAATATTATGATTTGATGAACGGCTTGTTAGTGCTTCAGTACCTAATGGAAAGGCAAAGGATACCAATATTCAAAAGCGTATCAGTTGCTCTTCACTGTACGTCCAAG atgtTACGTGAAAAGATCAACGTGCAGGATTGCATGAGCACTGAGGGTGGCATTAGACCTATAAGAATCTCGCTTACTCAGAATGGAATGGATGCAGT AAAATTGCGGGAAATTTTCAAATCTATAGACGTTGATGATAGTGGCACAGTAAAGTTAGGGGAA GCCTGGATAATGTTGCAGTCGAACACAATGTGCAACAATGTGTCTCTTTCGGATCTGCTCAACACGGTGAATAAGTCCG AAATCTACAGAACATTGATAGACGGATTTCCGGCGAAAGGTGACCCAACTGAATTGCGAATCAATTTCGAGCAGTTTTGCGTTCTAGCCAGCGAGTCATTGTGGACGCGGACGAAGAGTAATGGCATCTCTTGTGAAAGTGAGATACCTTCAGTATGGAATATATTATGTAGGAAGACCTCAAATTTCTTGCGACGAGTTATCGTACATCCTTTTAATCACTTCCTAG ATTGGACTAATTCCTTTGTCCAAGAGTTCGAGAAGAGGGACATTTATATTGGCGTTGTCAGTAAAGATCTGTTTTGGTTAGAATCTTCCGCAGTACCGTTGATAGA GTCAATGAGATTGTCTTTGCACCGACCTAGCCTGAATGAGTACAACGTAAGAGTATTGCCGCAGGAATTGCAGAAGATAAAGAACTCACGACTGATCTTGTTGATAGTGCCGCAGCATTCGCGCGGCATCGCCATCATGGCATTGGCAGCTCATTTGATTGGACTGCGCGTTAAGCTCGTCCTCTGTGTTCAAACTCTTCCCGAGGGTTCTATTGTGTCTGATGACCAA TTGACTGAACAAGCCCGAAAAGATTACAACCGGGGGAGGATGTACCTGTCGGACTACGCAACGCGTGAAGGTGTACCTGTTTTTCAGAATATCGCTGATGCTCTGCAACATGCGATACAATTAGTTCAAAGTCCTTGTTGA
- the LOC139816205 gene encoding uncharacterized protein isoform X3: MMKRNAMSVVTKLFDIWKTATVPMNTSCSLHGDGKGINHKTGSKRMAYEVFLGGSCNPTTWRSDIAIPTLQNLGITYYNPQVSQWGPELIAQEYEAKQTARVLLFVIDNQTRNSAGIIEAAQLAATRSESLVLVIYPYRQGQTILGETVSTQEYYDLMNGLLVLQYLMERQRIPIFKSVSVALHCTSKMLREKINVQDCMSTEGGIRPIRISLTQNGMDAVKLREIFKSIDVDDSGTVKLGEAWIMLQSNTMCNNVSLSDLLNTVNKSEIYRTLIDGFPAKGDPTELRINFEQFCVLASESLWTRTKSNGISCESEIPSVWNILCRKTSNFLRRVIVHPFNHFLDWTNSFVQEFEKRDIYIGVVSKDLFWLESSAVPLIESMRLSLHRPSLNEYNVRVLPQELQKIKNSRLILLIVPQHSRGIAIMALAAHLIGLRVKLVLCVQTLPEGSIVSDDQLTEQARKDYNRGRMYLSDYATREGVPVFQNIADALQHAIQLVQSPC; this comes from the exons atgatGAAACGCAACGCGATGTCTGtcgtaacaaaattatttgatatttggAA AACAGCAACTGTTCCTATGAACACCTCTTGCTCATTACACGGTGATGGAAAAGGCATTAATCACAAAACTGGCTCAA AGAGGATGGCATATGAGGTATTTTTGGGCGGGTCTTGTAATCCAACTACCTGGAGATCAGACATAGCGATACCGACTCTTCAGAACCTTGGCATTACTTATTATAATCCT CAAGTGTCACAATGGGGTCCGGAATTAATAGCTCAAGAGTACGAGGCAAAGCAGACGGCGCGAGTCTTGTTGTTTGTCATTGACAACCAAACACGCAATAGCGCGGGCATCATCGAAGCAGCTCAACTGGCAGCTACACGTAGCGAGTCCTTGGTTCTTGTCATTTATCCGTATCGTCAGGGACAGACTATACTCGGAGAGACTGTTTCCACGCA ggAATATTATGATTTGATGAACGGCTTGTTAGTGCTTCAGTACCTAATGGAAAGGCAAAGGATACCAATATTCAAAAGCGTATCAGTTGCTCTTCACTGTACGTCCAAG atgtTACGTGAAAAGATCAACGTGCAGGATTGCATGAGCACTGAGGGTGGCATTAGACCTATAAGAATCTCGCTTACTCAGAATGGAATGGATGCAGT AAAATTGCGGGAAATTTTCAAATCTATAGACGTTGATGATAGTGGCACAGTAAAGTTAGGGGAA GCCTGGATAATGTTGCAGTCGAACACAATGTGCAACAATGTGTCTCTTTCGGATCTGCTCAACACGGTGAATAAGTCCG AAATCTACAGAACATTGATAGACGGATTTCCGGCGAAAGGTGACCCAACTGAATTGCGAATCAATTTCGAGCAGTTTTGCGTTCTAGCCAGCGAGTCATTGTGGACGCGGACGAAGAGTAATGGCATCTCTTGTGAAAGTGAGATACCTTCAGTATGGAATATATTATGTAGGAAGACCTCAAATTTCTTGCGACGAGTTATCGTACATCCTTTTAATCACTTCCTAG ATTGGACTAATTCCTTTGTCCAAGAGTTCGAGAAGAGGGACATTTATATTGGCGTTGTCAGTAAAGATCTGTTTTGGTTAGAATCTTCCGCAGTACCGTTGATAGA GTCAATGAGATTGTCTTTGCACCGACCTAGCCTGAATGAGTACAACGTAAGAGTATTGCCGCAGGAATTGCAGAAGATAAAGAACTCACGACTGATCTTGTTGATAGTGCCGCAGCATTCGCGCGGCATCGCCATCATGGCATTGGCAGCTCATTTGATTGGACTGCGCGTTAAGCTCGTCCTCTGTGTTCAAACTCTTCCCGAGGGTTCTATTGTGTCTGATGACCAA TTGACTGAACAAGCCCGAAAAGATTACAACCGGGGGAGGATGTACCTGTCGGACTACGCAACGCGTGAAGGTGTACCTGTTTTTCAGAATATCGCTGATGCTCTGCAACATGCGATACAATTAGTTCAAAGTCCTTGTTGA
- the LOC139816205 gene encoding uncharacterized protein isoform X2, with product MLLLPNCLQLCKKLRHDAEDCPDYTDACIMLEEFCIFAAELARLCERGTATVPMNTSCSLHGDGKGINHKTGSKRMAYEVFLGGSCNPTTWRSDIAIPTLQNLGITYYNPQVSQWGPELIAQEYEAKQTARVLLFVIDNQTRNSAGIIEAAQLAATRSESLVLVIYPYRQGQTILGETVSTQEYYDLMNGLLVLQYLMERQRIPIFKSVSVALHCTSKMLREKINVQDCMSTEGGIRPIRISLTQNGMDAVKLREIFKSIDVDDSGTVKLGEAWIMLQSNTMCNNVSLSDLLNTVNKSEIYRTLIDGFPAKGDPTELRINFEQFCVLASESLWTRTKSNGISCENWTNSFVQEFEKRDIYIGVVSKDLFWLESSAVPLIESMRLSLHRPSLNEYNVRVLPQELQKIKNSRLILLIVPQHSRGIAIMALAAHLIGLRVKLVLCVQTLPEGSIVSDDQLTEQARKDYNRGRMYLSDYATREGVPVFQNIADALQHAIQLVQSPC from the exons ATGCTGTTACTTCCAAACTGCTTGCAGCTGTGCAAAAAGCTGCGGCATGATGCTGAAGATTGTCCTGATTATACCGATGCCTGTATAATGTTAGAAGAATTCTGCATATTTGCTGCAGAACTGGCACGTCTGTGCGAGCGAGG AACAGCAACTGTTCCTATGAACACCTCTTGCTCATTACACGGTGATGGAAAAGGCATTAATCACAAAACTGGCTCAA AGAGGATGGCATATGAGGTATTTTTGGGCGGGTCTTGTAATCCAACTACCTGGAGATCAGACATAGCGATACCGACTCTTCAGAACCTTGGCATTACTTATTATAATCCT CAAGTGTCACAATGGGGTCCGGAATTAATAGCTCAAGAGTACGAGGCAAAGCAGACGGCGCGAGTCTTGTTGTTTGTCATTGACAACCAAACACGCAATAGCGCGGGCATCATCGAAGCAGCTCAACTGGCAGCTACACGTAGCGAGTCCTTGGTTCTTGTCATTTATCCGTATCGTCAGGGACAGACTATACTCGGAGAGACTGTTTCCACGCA ggAATATTATGATTTGATGAACGGCTTGTTAGTGCTTCAGTACCTAATGGAAAGGCAAAGGATACCAATATTCAAAAGCGTATCAGTTGCTCTTCACTGTACGTCCAAG atgtTACGTGAAAAGATCAACGTGCAGGATTGCATGAGCACTGAGGGTGGCATTAGACCTATAAGAATCTCGCTTACTCAGAATGGAATGGATGCAGT AAAATTGCGGGAAATTTTCAAATCTATAGACGTTGATGATAGTGGCACAGTAAAGTTAGGGGAA GCCTGGATAATGTTGCAGTCGAACACAATGTGCAACAATGTGTCTCTTTCGGATCTGCTCAACACGGTGAATAAGTCCG AAATCTACAGAACATTGATAGACGGATTTCCGGCGAAAGGTGACCCAACTGAATTGCGAATCAATTTCGAGCAGTTTTGCGTTCTAGCCAGCGAGTCATTGTGGACGCGGACGAAGAGTAATGGCATCTCTTGTGAAA ATTGGACTAATTCCTTTGTCCAAGAGTTCGAGAAGAGGGACATTTATATTGGCGTTGTCAGTAAAGATCTGTTTTGGTTAGAATCTTCCGCAGTACCGTTGATAGA GTCAATGAGATTGTCTTTGCACCGACCTAGCCTGAATGAGTACAACGTAAGAGTATTGCCGCAGGAATTGCAGAAGATAAAGAACTCACGACTGATCTTGTTGATAGTGCCGCAGCATTCGCGCGGCATCGCCATCATGGCATTGGCAGCTCATTTGATTGGACTGCGCGTTAAGCTCGTCCTCTGTGTTCAAACTCTTCCCGAGGGTTCTATTGTGTCTGATGACCAA TTGACTGAACAAGCCCGAAAAGATTACAACCGGGGGAGGATGTACCTGTCGGACTACGCAACGCGTGAAGGTGTACCTGTTTTTCAGAATATCGCTGATGCTCTGCAACATGCGATACAATTAGTTCAAAGTCCTTGTTGA